CTCCCGAAATCCAGGAGATCTCGAGGCCTTCAGCGCCAAGATCATCGAGGAGGTGAAGGAGGGGCGTCATACCCGGCGCAGCGCGGCGTGAGGTGATCATGGCATTCTCGCAGGAAATGAACCGATGCATCGAGAGCTGCTTGTCCTGTTACAAGACCTGTCTCGCCACCGCGATGAACCATTGCCTCGTTAGCGGAGGCAAGCATGTCGAGCCTGCACATTTCCGCCTGATGATGGCGTGCGCGGAGATGTGCCGGACGGCAGCTCACTTCATGCTGATCAACACGCCGCACCACAAGCATACGTGCCGCGAATGCGCCGAGATATGCAGTGAATGTGCCGCGGATTGTGAGCGCCTCGGCGGCATGGACGAATGCGTTGCCACGTGCCGGGCGTGCGCAGAATCCTGCCGGAAAATGGCGGCTTGACCACCGGCCGTTCCTGCCTGGAATCCTGGCAGCTGTCGTCTATCTCATCAGAACGCAGACGAGGGTAACGATCGCCAGCGCGATGATAATCGAGGTGACGATCATGCCGTATGGACGTGCCTGTCTTGCTTGCGTCGTCTCGGCGATGCTCGGCGGCGCCGATTCAGCGGGACCTTCTCTGACCACGTTGGTGTCCTGCGCGGAGAAGCTCTATCCCGACGCTGCCGATGCTGGTTGGTTCCTATAGCAGCCCGGGGGCAGTGCGGCGTACTTAGGAACCTCGTTCCGAACGTGCCGTTGGACCTCTTTCGGAGCTGCGCAAATGCAAGACGTCACAGTGGTCACCGCGCATTCGGTCAATCCGGCCTCGACGGCAAGAATAGGCACCCACCCCATCCATCCGATGCTGGTGCCGTTTCCGATCGCCTGCTTTGTCGGCGCGCTGGTGACCGACATTGCGTACTGGCAAACAGCTGAGATGCAGTGGGCCAACTTTTCGGCGTGGCTGTTGTTCGCGGGGCTGATCATGGGTGGCCTCGCCGCGATCGCCGGCCTGATCGATTTCCTGAGCAATCGGTTGATCCGCCGACTAACCTATGCCTGGTTTCACATGGTCGGCAACGTGGTCGTGATGCTGCTCGCGCTGTTCAACGCGTTCGTCCACAGCCGTGACGCCTGGACCTCGGTGGTGCCGACCGGGCTGGTGCTGTCGGCGCTGACCGTCCTCGTGATGCTGTTCACGGGCTGGCTCGGTTGGGCCATGGTTTATTTTTATCGGGTCGGAGTGGCGGACTGATGCGGATCGATCTGAGGCGGACCACTCACACTAGAATTGCGATGACGCTAATAGCGGGGGCGTGCCTTGCAGGCTGCAGTAAAGAGGCAGCGCCTGACCCGAAGACACAGATCGGCGCGCGTCCGGACCTGCCGGCGCTGGAGCAGTATCTGATGCCACCTATGCACGTGGCATCCGTAGTGGGGTGGAAGCAGGGCGAGAAGCCAAGGGTACCGGACACGTTACAGATCAATGCGCTCGCTACCGGCCTCCAGCATCCGCGTTCGCTCTATGTGCTTCCGAATGGCGACATTCTGGTCGTCGAATCCAAGGCGCCGGGGACCGAGCCGATCAAGCGGCCGAAGGACTTCATCATGAAATGGGTGGAGTCGTGGGCAACGTCCGGCGGCGATACCGGCGAAAGCAATCGCATCACGTTGCTGCGCGGCGCGAGAGGCGATGGCAAGCCGGAGATGCAGAGCGTCTTCCTCGACCACCTTCATTCGCCATTCGGCGTCGCGCTAGTCGGTAACGATCTGTACGTCGCAAATACCGATGCGATCGTCCGGTATCCGTATCACGAAGGCGATACCAAGATCACCGAGCCGGGGCAGATCCTGACACAGCTTCCGGGCGGGCCGATCGATCACCACTGGACCAAGAGCCTGGTGGCAAGCCCGGACGGCGCGTTGCTCTATGTCGGTGTCGGCTCCAACAGCAATGTCACCGAGAACGGGATGGAGGCGGAGAAGAACCGGGCGGCAATCCTCGAGGTCGAGCGTTCAACCGGCCGCTGGCGGATTTTTGCCAGCGGGCTACGCAATCCCAATGGGCTGACCTTCGAACCGCAGAGCCACGCGCTATGGACCGTCGTCAATGAACGCGACGAGATTGGTCCGAATCTCGTGCCCGACTATCTGACGTCGGTGAAGGAGGGCGGCTTCTACGGCTGGCCGTACAGCTATTTCGGTCAGAATGTCGATCCGCGGGTGCAGCCGCAACGGCCGGACCTTGTCGCGAAGGCCACCGTTCCGGACTATGCATTGAGCTCGCACGTCGCGCCGCTGGGGCTTGCCTTCTATACCGGCGACAAGTTGCCGTCGTCCTATCGGGGCGGCGCCTTCATCGGCGAGCACGGTAGCTGGAATCGACCGCAGCTCAACGGCTACAAGGTTGTGTACGTGCCGTTTGCCGACGGCCATCCGAGCGGACCGGCGCAGGATGTCGTGACCGGCTTCCTGAGCGAGGACGAGAAATCCCGCGGCCGGCCGGTGGGTTTGGCGATCGACAAGTCCGGCGGCCTGCTGATTGCCGACGATGTCGGCAACACCGTGTGGCGGGTCAGCGCTTCGGGCAGGCTCTGACGTCCCGCTTGGTCGTGAGGTGGCTGCCGCTGGCACAGGTTCATGGCCGCGACGAGACTCGATCGTGGAGGTTACGGTGTCGAATATGCTCGAGGAAAAGCTGAGAGAAGCGATCATCGGCGAGATGAAGCGGCAAGCCGCCAACCGTCCGGAGTTGCTACGGGTGCATGATGCGGAAGATCTCACCGTGCACGGCAGCATCGATCTCGACGCGCTGGTGATGGTGATCGCGGGCTCGGTCGCGGGTGGGCCGTGATGAACCGTCGGTTTAGGAACTCCTCGCCATATCGGCGCTTCTGGTCTTGAGGAGATCGACATGAACAGAAAACCCGTGACGCCGGATTCCGGCCGCTCCAGCGACTGGGGCTCCCATGCGCAAACCGACAAGCCTTGGAAGGGCAACCCCGAAAAGGAGCAGCGCACCGGACACGAGAAGCGCTCTGGAGGCAACAAGCACTCCGGGGATGAGGAGCTGGATCTGGAAAACTGGCATGAATCGAACACGCACTGATCGGCGGGTATGACAATGCCGGCCTTTCACTGCGCAATCGTCGGCGATCAGCGGGTCATCGACTCGCTGGGGCAGCGGGTCGAGGATCGCGACCAGGAGCGAGACTGATGGATATGGGTCTGGATATCATTTACGGCGTCGGAGCGCTCGTGCTGCTGACCGCCCTGATCTTCGCAGTGCTGCAACATCACTTCCGCAACCGGCGGTCAATTCAGGCCGGCGACAAGGTCGTCCGGGAGAGATACGAGCGGAATGAGACGTAACACAGCGGTTTGACTAAGGAGGGCATCATGGGCTTGGCACAATATGCGGTGATTGCGGCCGGCGAGGAATGGGGCGTTCTGCACGACGGCAATGTCAATGGCGGATACGCAACCAAGGAGGCCGCATTCGAATCTGCGGCTGCCGCTGCGGCACTGGCGATCAGAATGGGACATGAAGTCCATGTCAGCGTGCCAGGACGCGAGGAGGGCGAGGCTGCCCTCACCAAGCGCGCGAGCTGAACGTTGCTTTAGCTCGAGCCCTGTGTGCCCTCGCGCGATCCAGGTCGCATATATGCCGTTAGTCCGAGCTGACATAGTTGGCGCGCCAAAGCAGCGCCATGGCAATCATGGCCACGAATCCCCCGGCGATCAAAATCCACGGAATATAGTCGGCCATTGACCCATCCTGACGGGCTCCGCTCCGCGAGCGAGGGCGCGCGGAGCGGAGCCACGAACATTCAGAGCTGCGCGTGCTGGGTGGTCGGGCGTGAGATCTGGCTCAGCGCCATGCCAACGCCGTCATTCGCTTGCACCTGTGCGATATCGCCGAGCGCAATAATGCCGACGAGGCGCTTGTCCCGGCTCAGTACGGGCAGGCGGCGGACCTGGATCGCTCCCATGTTCTGAGCGATGTCCTCGACCTCCTGATCCTCGAAGCAGTATTTCACCTCTGCGGTCATGATGTCGCCGACCCGCGACTCCGGGCCACGCCCCATCCCGATGCCGCGAACCGCGATGTCGCGATCCGTGATCATGCCAACCAGGCGTTCATTGTCGGCAACAGGCAGCATACCAACGCCCAGCGTGCCCATGGCTTCGGCGACGTCGCGCAGCGTATCGTCGGGGGTACACAGCTGGACCTCAGGTGTCATCGCGTCGCAAATCTTCATGAGCGCCTCTCCATTTGGCTGTTTGCTCGACGGCTCAACGAGGCGGCCCAGAGCGGCGTTCCTAACTTTGCCGGAGGACCATTGCCGGACACGAGGAACGGCGGTCATCGAAGGATAACGGTGGGACGGCGCACTACTTGCCATTCTCGGTGGTCAGCTCGAAAGACTTGATGACGAAATGTTTCTCGACCACTCGCAGAAGGTCGACCGGCGGAGGGGACGTTTCGGGCCGCCGCCACGAGATCTCAAAAAGATAGTCGACGTTAGCGATGCCGTCATGGTGTCGCTGCTCCTGAAATCGGCCGCTGTAGTGCAGCGGCTCGATCAGTTTTGGGAGCGCATCGATCACGCCAAAATCGGCTTCAGAGGTCACGGTCAGGGCCGCGCGGTGGCGCCGCGGGATCGTCTGGTCGACCCACTTGAGGACCGAGAGGGTGACGACCCCAATGACGGTCGCGATGCAGCCCAGCGCAAGCTGACCGCCGCCGAGGCAAAGGCCGATCACCGTTGTCAGCCAGAGTGTCGCCGCCGTCGTCACGCCGGTGACAAGATCACCTTTCTTGAGGATCGTGCCGCCGCCGATGAAGCCGACGCCCGTTAAAATGCCGAGCGGGAGCCGCATCAAGTCCATGACCGCGAATGAGCCCGAGGCCTTTCCATCAAGGCCAAGCAGGAGATTGGCCTGGATCATCGACAGCGAGGCGGCCAGGCCGACCAGAATTGTGGTCCTAAGTCCGGCGGCATGCCCGCGCGCACCGCGGTCAAAGCCGATGATAGCGCTCGCCAGAACGGTCAAGGCGAGGCGGATGGCTATGTCGGTCCAGGTGGGGTGAAGCGGCATATCCCGCTCCGTACCTAGGATACGCCGGGGTAGGAGGTCGACTTCAGCAGGCGTGCGACATGCGCCGCGTTGGCGGCAAGCATATTGGTGGTCTGCACGGTCTTGTCGTAAGGCTTTTCCAGATCCTTGTAGTCGGTGGATCCCATCGCCTCGCCGACCCAATAGGTGCCGCCGCCGGCCGGAATGGTGAAGCCGACATCGTTCAGCGCCTGGAATAGCTCGGCGTGGCAATGATGGGCGCCGTCCTCATTGCCGACCACGGCGATGATTGCGACCTTGCCGAAAGATGGCATGCGGTTCTTGTCGTCGGTCTCCTCCAGGAATGCGTCCATTCGCTCCAGCACCCGCTTGGCGACGCTGGATGGCTGTCCGAGCCAGATCGGGGTGCCTACGATCAGAATGTCGGACGCCAGGATCCTTCTGCGCAGGTCCGGCCAGTCGTCGCCCGCGCCCTCGTCCGAGGCCACGCCTGGCTTGATGTTGAGGTCGACGACGCGAACCAGTTCGCCGGAGACGCTGTACTGACTGAGAGAATCGAGCAGTTCGCGAAGTAGCTTGTCGGTAGAGGAGGACTCCTTGTCGCGCTTGAGTGTGCAATTGAGGGCGATGGCTTTCAGCGTGTCGGAGGGCATCGCATCTGTTCCTTTGCTTTGGGAGCCAATGCAAGGCAGAATTGTTGGTTCCTATGGCGAGGCGGTCGAGGAACGGCGGAGCCAAGCAGTTCGCAAAGCCTCCGGGCGTCGGCCGGCGCCGCGCTTTTCTGATCGTTGTCGAAATAGACGTAGACGTCGCATCCCTGCCGCTTCCAGCCCTGGATGCGCTTTGCCCAGTCGGCGAGCTGGGTTGGCTTGTAATGGCCCCTGTAGCGTCCGCCCGGACCATGGCCGCGCACATAGACGAAATCGGCGGTCCGTTTCCACGGGGCCGGGGCGTCGTGGTGGTCGGAAATGCAGAGCGCGATGTTGCGGGCCGTCAGCAGCTTCAGGATGCGCGGCTCGTACCAGCTGGAATGCCGGAATTCGAACGCGTATCGCCGCTGCCGTTTCAAGAGCCTAAGGAACGAGGCCAGACGATCGGCGTCGATCGTAAAGTTCGGTGGGAGCTGGAACAGGATCGGACCGGCCTTGCCACGCAGCAGCGACAGACGGTCCTCGAGCAGTTCGAGACTGTTCGCCGAGTTGCCGGAGAGACGCTTCCAGTGCGTGATGAATTTCGACGCCTTCCAGGCGAAGACGAAATCCTTGTTGGTCGCATCCCGCCAGCCAGCCACGGCCTTTTCCGTCGGCGTGCGATAGAACACGCCATTCAGCTCCGTGGTCGTGAACTGGGTTGCGTAGTAGCCGAGCTGCCGCTTGAGCGGCAGTTCCTTCGGAAAGAACGGACCGCGCCAGGACGGATAGTGCCAGCCGGACGTGCCAATCAGGATGCGTGCCATGCGATGGTCCGTGCGTCGGTGCGGCAGTGGCGCTCGCCTCACTCCTTGCCCGGAAGGATGGTCTCCAGCACTTGCCGAGCAGCACCGCGGATCACGCCAACCTCGTTGGGATCGCCCTTGGCGAGCGCAATGGAGAAGTTCTTGGCCTGCTCCAGCGTGATGTGCGGCGGAAGCGGAGGCACCTCCGGATCGGTCTTCACTTCCAGCACCACGGGCACATCGCTCGCCAACGCCTGCTCCCAGGCTGGTCCAACCAGATCGGGCCGATCGACATAGATGCCGCGCAGGCCGATCATCTCGGCGAAATGAGAGTAGGAGACATCGGGGATGCGCTGGGAGGCCTCGAACTTCGGATCGGCATTGATGATCCGTTGCTCCCAGGTCACCTGATTGAGGTCCTCGTTGTTGAATACGCATACGATCCAGCGGTGGTCTTTCCACTGTCGCCAGTATTTCGCGACCGTGATCAATTCGGCCATGTTATTCATCTGCATCGCGCCGTCGCCGACCAGCGCGATCACCGGACGGTCGGGCGCGGCATATTTGGCGGCGATCGCGTAGGGGACCGCGGCTCCCATCGAGGCAAGGCCGCCCGACAGCGAGGCGTTGATCCCGCGCCGCATCTTGACATCGCGCGCGAACCAGTTGGCGCAGGAGCCGGAGTCGCTGGTGATGATGGCGCGATCTGGAATCCGGGGCGACAGCTCCCAGGTGACGCGCTGCGGATTGACCGGCTTGGCGGGCTGCCGCGCGCGATCTTCAAGCGTCGTCCACCATTCGCGGACGTTTCCCTCGATCGACTTGCGCCAGCCGTCCGGGTTCTTTTGCTTCAGCCGAGGCAGCAAGGCGCGCATCGTCTCGGCGGCATCGCCGACAAGGCCGACTTCCATCGGAAAACGGATCGATAGCATGCCGGCATCGATGTCGATCTGAACGCCGCGGGCGCTGCCGTCCTTGGGCAGGAATTCGGAGTAGGGAAAGGCGGAGCCGACCATCAGCAGCGTGTCGCATTCCATCATCAGGTCGTAGCTTGGCTCGGTGCCCAAAAGTCCGATCGAGCCGGTGACCCAGGGAAGATCGTCGGGGAGCACAGCCTTGCCAAGCAGCGCCTTGGCGCAACCCGCTTGCAGCCTCTCCGCAACCGCGATGACCTCGTCGGTGGCGCCGAGTGCGCCGGCGCCGACCAGCATCGCAACCTTCTTTCCGGCATTCAGGATATCGGCGGCGCGGTCGAGCTCGGCCTCAAGCGGGACGACGCGGGGCGGGGCGTAACCGATGCCGGAGCGCAGCGTTCCATGTGCCCGCGGCGGGTCCTGGTAGGCCTCCTCCTGAAGATCGTTCGGAAGGATGACTGCGGTCACGGTGCGCCGGGCCAGCGCGATGCGCGCTGCGCGGTCGATCAGATGGCGAACCTGCGCCGGCGAGGAGGCTTGGGCGACATAGGCGCTGGCGACGTCCTTGAACATCGAGACCAGGTCGAGCTCCTGCTGATATTGGCCGCCAAGCGCGTTGCGCGCCTGCTGGCCGACCAGCGCAAGGACGGGCTGATGATCCAGCAGCGCATCATAGAGGCCGGTCGTGAGATGCGAGGCTCCGGGACCAGACGTCGCAATGCAGACGCCGAGGCGTCCGGAGAATTTTGCATAGGCCGAGGCCATGAACGCCGCCATTTCTTCGTGGCGCGCCTGGATGAACTCGATCCGGCCGTCTGCTCGATTGAGCGCGCCGAACACGCCATTGATGCCGTCGCCGGGGTATCCGAAGATGTGCCGGACGCCCCAATCGTGCAGGCGGTGGACGATGAAATCGCTGACGGTCTGGGGCATGCAAGCCTACCTCTGGACTGACCTTCGGAATTGAACGGCTCCGTCGGCCGGCCGTTCCTATCCGAGAAAGCCCGCCCTCAGCGCCGGTAGACCAGGCCGAAGATCAGCGCGACTACTGCGAAGGCCGCGATCACAGCGGAGAATGCCATGTCGGCAATGGTCGTGTTGGTGAGGCTCGACAACACGCCGACGCCAATCACCGGAAGCGCGTTGCCGATGAAGCAGCACACGAAATAGGTCGATACCACCGCGGCGCGCTCGTCCGCGGGCGCGATCTGGTTGACCACCTGAAGGCTGCCGCGATAGCCAAGCCCGGCGGATATCGCCACGACGGCGGTGGCCGCCAGCATCACCCACAGCGATGCGGATACCTGCGCGACCACGATCGCCGCAGACGCGGGGATCATCAGCGCAAGCGACCACAGCATCGAGGTCCGGCTGGCGAGGGCCTGCGTCGCCACGATGACCAGCGCGACAACGAGGGCGAGTTCAAACAGCAACGCTCCGCCGGCCGCGCGATTCTCGATGTGAAGGTCGTGCGACAGGATCGACGGCATCAGCGAGGCATAAAAGCCGACCAGCGCCATCAAGCCGAATCCGGTGATTGCAGGGGCCACGAATTGCGCCTGCACCTTGCGCGGCAACGCCAGTTTCGGCCGAAGCTCGATCTGCCGGGGATCGGGATGTTGCACGGTTTCCCGGGTGATCCAGATCAGCATGGCGACGGCGCATGCGACGAGGAGATAGATGATAAACGATAGCTGCAAAGGCCATGGTGCGTATTGCGCAAGCAGGCCCGATAGCAGTGCCGCGACGCCGAGCCCAAGGAAATTGGTGCTGGTGCCGATGATCGCCGCGCGTCCTTTGTCGGCTTCACCGACGAGCTCGGCGAGCCATGCATTGCCGGTGCCGCTGGCAAGACCGATGCCGAGGCCGCTGAGGATCCGGCCGACGTAAAGCCAGGCGATGCCACGGGCGAACAGGAAGATCAAAGCGGCAAGGATCAGGACCGCGATCGCCGACAATGCCGTCATGCGCCGGCCGGCACGGTCGGAAGCGCGGCCGAACAGCAGTGCGGCGATATTGCCGATCGCATAGGCGGCATAGATCAGGGTCAGGGTGATCTGCGAGAAGCCAAAAGTCTTCTGGTAGATCAGGTACAGTGGCGTGATCAGGGTGCTGAGGCCGAAGGCTGTGGCGAGCAGCATCCCCACTGCGGCGAGCGCCGCCGTATGCTGAAGTTCCACTCGTGGGGTGCGCATGGCGTCAAGCTGCGCCATTCGAATTGCCTCATGAAGCCGGAATAGCAAGGCAATCCGTGATGGCACCGTTCGTTCCAGGCGATGCCGCCGGCAGCCAGATCGGCGGCTGCCGGCGATCGGTGACTACTTCCGGTTCTTTTCCAGGTCCTGCGCCATTGCGAGATGATGCTGCAGGGCCGGCAAGGTCTTCCCGGCCCAATCCTTCAGCTTCGGATCGGCGCCGCCCTTGGCGTAGCGTTCGAACAGCGAGACTGCGTCCTTGTGGGCGCTGACCTGCATCGGATCATATTCGCTGGCGAAATCGTCCGGTTTGGTGTTGCTCAGCACGTTGAGCTTCTTCTGCGAGCTGTCGTCGAGGCCGGTCGGCAACGCGGACTTCATCTCGCCGGTGACCATCCCTTTCAGCTCGGTACTGGTCTTGGTATGGTCCGTCACCATCTGGTCGGCGAACTTCTTCTCGGCGGCATTGCCCTTCTGCTGGGCAATCTTGGCCGCTTCGATCTCCAGCATGTCGCTCAAGGCCACTTCTTTGATGAACTCTTCCGTCTTCGGCGCGACGCCGAGCACAGAGTTGACACCGGTCTTCTCGCCGACCGATTGGGCCATGGCGGGCATCGTCAGCCCGCAACCGATGGCAATTGCCAGGATAGTTCGCTTCATCGCGCGTCTCCTCAGGCCGCTTCGGCGTTGATGGCACTGACGGCGAGCTTGGTGAGCGCCTCGTCGGTCTTCTTTTCCTCGGCCAGGGTCTGGTCGATGAGCTTGACGGCGTCCTTCATGTTGAGCCGGCCCGCCCAGGCCTTCAGGGTGCCGTAGCGGGCGATCTCGTAGTGTTCAACGGCCTGGGCCGCGGAGAGCAGACCGGCATCGAGCGCCGGCGTGTCGGCATACTCCTCCATGATCTCCTTGCCTTCGTCGAGGATGCCCTCGATGGCGTCGCATTTCTTGCCGCGCGCCGGCTTGCCCACCAGGTCGAAGATCTGTTCTAGCCGATCGATCTGTCCTTCGGTCTCGTCATGGTGCTTCTCGAAGGCGGCGCGTAACTGGTCGGACCCGGCGGCCTTGGCCATGCGCGGCAGTGCCTTGAGGATCTGTTTCTCGGCGTAATAGATGTCCTTGAGGGTATCGAGGAAGAGGGCGTTGAGGTCTTTCTCCGGCATGCTGGCTCCGTGAGCGTGGGTTGATCCATTCCCACAACAGGCATCCTGCAGCCTCGTTCCTATCTGCCATGGTTCATCCGCGGACGTACGGTTGTGCACTTTGACGCAAGGCACGCAAGGAACGAAGCGTTGGCACATCCGTTGGACGGTCTCATATTTCAACGGAGAACCGCGATGGACTGGAATCGTGTCGAAGGCAACTGGAAGCAGATGAAGGGCAAGGTCAAGGAGCAGTGGGGCAAGCTGACCGATGACGACCTCGACGTGATCGCCGGCAAGCAGGACCAGCTCGAAGGCCGTCTGCAGCAGCGCTACGGCTATGCCAAGGACCAGGCCACGAAAGAAGTGAACGACTGGTACGGTCGCCAGAAGTGGTGAATGGCACCGCGTTCCAGGCCCCGCTTTGGCGGGGCCCCGTTTTTCTTACGCCGCCCCTAAGCCGGATCGTGAGCCGATGTGCGCCGGATAATGGCGGTTCAAGCAGGTCGGAGTGATGGGACAGCTTCTTAGCGCGCCTGGCCCCTCTGCGGTGCGTCTATGCATCGACATGCAGCGGCTGTTCGAGCCCGGTGGGCCGTGGCCACATATCGTCGCCTTGGCACAACATGCACCAGAACGCACAGTGTTCACCCGCTTCATTCCACCGCTCACCGCTCAAAGCATGACGCGCGCGGGACATGGACATGGCGGGCCTACTACGGGAAATGGGAATGCGTGACGCGCGAGCGGCTTGAGCCGGCGCTAGTGGAGCTCGTGCTGGCGCTCGCCGCCTGTGTGCCGCCAGCAGCCATTGTCGACCGCCAGATTTACAACGCATTCGGCAATGGACGCCTGCAAGCTCATCTGGATGCACATGGGGTGGATACGATCATCGTCTCTGGGGGGCGAGACCGACGTCTGTGTGCTCGCCACTGTGCTCGCGGCGATCGATATCGGCTACCGCGTGATCGTAGCGGAGGACGCGCTGTGCAGCTCGTCGGCTCAAAGCCATCACGCGCTGCTGCAACTTTATGCCGAACGGTTCAGCATCCAGATCGAGGTGACACCCACAGCGGACATCCTGCGCGTCTGGACAGTGCAGGACTGATGATGCCGCTAAGCCTTCCCACGCCGGACCGCATTGACTTCAGGCCCGGGTCAGGAAATCCATCAGGCCGAGCCAGAGCAGGATGCCGAGCCAGAACAGGCCGGCTCCGGCAAACACCAGGGTCAACGCGTCCCGACTCCGCAGCTCCATGAAGATCGCGGCGACCAGCGTCGCCTTGATGATGCCGATCCCTATG
This Bradyrhizobium sp. CCBAU 53421 DNA region includes the following protein-coding sequences:
- a CDS encoding CBS domain-containing protein; the protein is MKICDAMTPEVQLCTPDDTLRDVAEAMGTLGVGMLPVADNERLVGMITDRDIAVRGIGMGRGPESRVGDIMTAEVKYCFEDQEVEDIAQNMGAIQVRRLPVLSRDKRLVGIIALGDIAQVQANDGVGMALSQISRPTTQHAQL
- a CDS encoding DUF2231 domain-containing protein, with amino-acid sequence MQDVTVVTAHSVNPASTARIGTHPIHPMLVPFPIACFVGALVTDIAYWQTAEMQWANFSAWLLFAGLIMGGLAAIAGLIDFLSNRLIRRLTYAWFHMVGNVVVMLLALFNAFVHSRDAWTSVVPTGLVLSALTVLVMLFTGWLGWAMVYFYRVGVAD
- a CDS encoding CsbD family protein, giving the protein MDWNRVEGNWKQMKGKVKEQWGKLTDDDLDVIAGKQDQLEGRLQQRYGYAKDQATKEVNDWYGRQKW
- a CDS encoding thiamine pyrophosphate-requiring protein; this encodes MPQTVSDFIVHRLHDWGVRHIFGYPGDGINGVFGALNRADGRIEFIQARHEEMAAFMASAYAKFSGRLGVCIATSGPGASHLTTGLYDALLDHQPVLALVGQQARNALGGQYQQELDLVSMFKDVASAYVAQASSPAQVRHLIDRAARIALARRTVTAVILPNDLQEEAYQDPPRAHGTLRSGIGYAPPRVVPLEAELDRAADILNAGKKVAMLVGAGALGATDEVIAVAERLQAGCAKALLGKAVLPDDLPWVTGSIGLLGTEPSYDLMMECDTLLMVGSAFPYSEFLPKDGSARGVQIDIDAGMLSIRFPMEVGLVGDAAETMRALLPRLKQKNPDGWRKSIEGNVREWWTTLEDRARQPAKPVNPQRVTWELSPRIPDRAIITSDSGSCANWFARDVKMRRGINASLSGGLASMGAAVPYAIAAKYAAPDRPVIALVGDGAMQMNNMAELITVAKYWRQWKDHRWIVCVFNNEDLNQVTWEQRIINADPKFEASQRIPDVSYSHFAEMIGLRGIYVDRPDLVGPAWEQALASDVPVVLEVKTDPEVPPLPPHITLEQAKNFSIALAKGDPNEVGVIRGAARQVLETILPGKE
- a CDS encoding MFS transporter, with amino-acid sequence MAQLDAMRTPRVELQHTAALAAVGMLLATAFGLSTLITPLYLIYQKTFGFSQITLTLIYAAYAIGNIAALLFGRASDRAGRRMTALSAIAVLILAALIFLFARGIAWLYVGRILSGLGIGLASGTGNAWLAELVGEADKGRAAIIGTSTNFLGLGVAALLSGLLAQYAPWPLQLSFIIYLLVACAVAMLIWITRETVQHPDPRQIELRPKLALPRKVQAQFVAPAITGFGLMALVGFYASLMPSILSHDLHIENRAAGGALLFELALVVALVIVATQALASRTSMLWSLALMIPASAAIVVAQVSASLWVMLAATAVVAISAGLGYRGSLQVVNQIAPADERAAVVSTYFVCCFIGNALPVIGVGVLSSLTNTTIADMAFSAVIAAFAVVALIFGLVYRR
- a CDS encoding isochorismatase family protein; protein product: MDACKLIWMHMGWIRSSSLGGETDVCVLATVLAAIDIGYRVIVAEDALCSSSAQSHHALLQLYAERFSIQIEVTPTADILRVWTVQD
- a CDS encoding ferritin-like domain-containing protein translates to MPEKDLNALFLDTLKDIYYAEKQILKALPRMAKAAGSDQLRAAFEKHHDETEGQIDRLEQIFDLVGKPARGKKCDAIEGILDEGKEIMEEYADTPALDAGLLSAAQAVEHYEIARYGTLKAWAGRLNMKDAVKLIDQTLAEEKKTDEALTKLAVSAINAEAA
- a CDS encoding MgtC/SapB family protein, with translation MPLHPTWTDIAIRLALTVLASAIIGFDRGARGHAAGLRTTILVGLAASLSMIQANLLLGLDGKASGSFAVMDLMRLPLGILTGVGFIGGGTILKKGDLVTGVTTAATLWLTTVIGLCLGGGQLALGCIATVIGVVTLSVLKWVDQTIPRRHRAALTVTSEADFGVIDALPKLIEPLHYSGRFQEQRHHDGIANVDYLFEISWRRPETSPPPVDLLRVVEKHFVIKSFELTTENGK
- a CDS encoding four-helix bundle copper-binding protein; translation: MAFSQEMNRCIESCLSCYKTCLATAMNHCLVSGGKHVEPAHFRLMMACAEMCRTAAHFMLINTPHHKHTCRECAEICSECAADCERLGGMDECVATCRACAESCRKMAA
- a CDS encoding cytochrome C oxidase subunit IV family protein is translated as MTQHRPSLPLVVAWLGLMGLLALTVATAYVPLGAVNAIIAIGIGIIKATLVAAIFMELRSRDALTLVFAGAGLFWLGILLWLGLMDFLTRA
- a CDS encoding DUF4142 domain-containing protein, translating into MKRTILAIAIGCGLTMPAMAQSVGEKTGVNSVLGVAPKTEEFIKEVALSDMLEIEAAKIAQQKGNAAEKKFADQMVTDHTKTSTELKGMVTGEMKSALPTGLDDSSQKKLNVLSNTKPDDFASEYDPMQVSAHKDAVSLFERYAKGGADPKLKDWAGKTLPALQHHLAMAQDLEKNRK
- a CDS encoding sorbosone dehydrogenase family protein; translation: MTLIAGACLAGCSKEAAPDPKTQIGARPDLPALEQYLMPPMHVASVVGWKQGEKPRVPDTLQINALATGLQHPRSLYVLPNGDILVVESKAPGTEPIKRPKDFIMKWVESWATSGGDTGESNRITLLRGARGDGKPEMQSVFLDHLHSPFGVALVGNDLYVANTDAIVRYPYHEGDTKITEPGQILTQLPGGPIDHHWTKSLVASPDGALLYVGVGSNSNVTENGMEAEKNRAAILEVERSTGRWRIFASGLRNPNGLTFEPQSHALWTVVNERDEIGPNLVPDYLTSVKEGGFYGWPYSYFGQNVDPRVQPQRPDLVAKATVPDYALSSHVAPLGLAFYTGDKLPSSYRGGAFIGEHGSWNRPQLNGYKVVYVPFADGHPSGPAQDVVTGFLSEDEKSRGRPVGLAIDKSGGLLIADDVGNTVWRVSASGRL
- a CDS encoding flavodoxin family protein → MPSDTLKAIALNCTLKRDKESSSTDKLLRELLDSLSQYSVSGELVRVVDLNIKPGVASDEGAGDDWPDLRRRILASDILIVGTPIWLGQPSSVAKRVLERMDAFLEETDDKNRMPSFGKVAIIAVVGNEDGAHHCHAELFQALNDVGFTIPAGGGTYWVGEAMGSTDYKDLEKPYDKTVQTTNMLAANAAHVARLLKSTSYPGVS
- a CDS encoding DUF72 domain-containing protein translates to MARILIGTSGWHYPSWRGPFFPKELPLKRQLGYYATQFTTTELNGVFYRTPTEKAVAGWRDATNKDFVFAWKASKFITHWKRLSGNSANSLELLEDRLSLLRGKAGPILFQLPPNFTIDADRLASFLRLLKRQRRYAFEFRHSSWYEPRILKLLTARNIALCISDHHDAPAPWKRTADFVYVRGHGPGGRYRGHYKPTQLADWAKRIQGWKRQGCDVYVYFDNDQKSAAPADARRLCELLGSAVPRPPRHRNQQFCLALAPKAKEQMRCPPTR